A single window of Leopardus geoffroyi isolate Oge1 chromosome D4, O.geoffroyi_Oge1_pat1.0, whole genome shotgun sequence DNA harbors:
- the LOC123592786 gene encoding LOW QUALITY PROTEIN: procathepsin L-like (The sequence of the model RefSeq protein was modified relative to this genomic sequence to represent the inferred CDS: inserted 1 base in 1 codon), producing MHPAFFLATLCLGIASAAPQVNQSLDEQWSQWKATHGKLYSMLNIYLLDEEGQKRAVWERNMQMIEQHNWEHSQGKHSXTMAMNGFGDMMSTSEEFKQVLNDLKIQKHKKGKVFQAPLFAEISSSVDWREKGYVTSVKNQGDCRSCRAFSATGALEGQMFQKTGKLVSLSEQNLVDCSWTHGNKGCHGGLMDKAFQYVKDNGGLDSEESYPYHAQNESCKYKPENSVANVTAFWSVVNKEDGLMTTVATVGPVSAAVDASLNSFQFYKKGIYYDPKCSNKRLNHGVLVVGYGFEGEESDNKKYWIVKNSIWGAKWGKHGYILMAKDWDNHCGIATMASFPMV from the exons ATGCATCCTGCCTTCTTCCTGGCTACCCTTTGCCTGGGAATAGCGTCAGCTGCTCCACAAGTCAATCAGAGCTTAGATGAACAATGGTCCCAGTGGAAGGCAACACACGGGAAACTATATAGCATG TTAAATATTTATCTCCTGGATGAAGAAGGACAGAAGAGAGCAGTGTGGGAGAGGAATATGCAAATGATTGAACAGCACAATTGGGAACACAGCCAAGGGAAACACA TCACAATGGCAATGAATGGCTTTGGTGACATGATGAGT aCCAGTGAAGAATTCAAGCAGGTGTTGAATGACCTTAAAATCCAGAAACACAAAAAAGGGAAAGTGTTCCAAGCACCTCTCTTTGCTGAGATCTCTTCATCTGTGgactggagagagaaagggtaTGTGACTTCCGTGAAGAATCAG gGTGACTGTCGTTCTTGTAGGGCTTTTAGTGCAACTGGTGCCCTAGAAGGACAGATGTTTCAGAAAACTGGCAAACTTGTTTCATTGAGTGAGCAGAACCTGGTGGACTGCTCTTGGACTCATGGCAATAAGGGCTGCCATGGTGGCCTAATGGATAAAGCCTTCCAGTATGTTAAGGACAATGGGGGACTGGACTCAGAGGAATCCTATCCATATCATGCACAG AACGAATCCTGCAAATACAAGCCTGAGAATTCTGTTGCCAATGTGACTGCCTTCTGGAGTGTCGTAAACAAGGAGGATGGCCTAATGACCACAGTGGCAACTGTGGGGCCTGTCTCTGCTGCTGTAGATGCAAGCCTGAATTCCTTCCAGTTCTATAAAAAAG GCATTTATTATGATCCAAAGTGCAGCAATAAACGCCTGAATCACGGTGTTCTGGTGGTTGGCTATGGCTTTGAAGGAGAAGaatcagataacaaaaaataCTGGATTGTCAAGAACAG CATCTGGGGTGCAAAGTGGGGCAAACACGGCTACATACTCATGGCCAAGGACTGGGACAACCACTGTGGAATCGCCACCATGGCCAGCTTTCCTATGGTGTGA